A window of the Streptomyces sp. NBC_00454 genome harbors these coding sequences:
- a CDS encoding WD40/YVTN/BNR-like repeat-containing protein, whose product MRLLGVGMCAAALLLGVVASPAQAAGELRDLRGASWALKATGKDARFRGLAAVSRSTAWVAGSKGTVLRTSDGGRSWRDVSPPAAVADGLELRDIEAFDGRRAVALSIGEGEASRVLRTEDGGATWTETFRNPDPRAFYDCLTFFDARHGLAMSDPVDGKFRILSTDDGGRSWRVLPNAGMPEALPGEAGFAASGQCLVAAGPRDVWLATGGGAVARVLHSADRGLTWQAADSTIPAGDPARGVFALAFRDRTRGLAVGGDYRTGQASPQAAAVSSDAGRTWRQAPVPPPAYRSGAAWFPYGAGTALAVGPTGTDVTGDGGRTWRPLDPGSFDTVACSADGGCWAAGEKGRVGRLESAG is encoded by the coding sequence ATGAGACTTCTGGGAGTTGGCATGTGCGCGGCGGCTCTGCTGCTGGGGGTGGTGGCCTCCCCGGCGCAGGCCGCGGGTGAGTTACGGGACCTCCGGGGCGCGTCCTGGGCGCTGAAGGCGACCGGCAAGGACGCCCGCTTCCGGGGGCTGGCGGCTGTCAGCCGGTCCACGGCCTGGGTGGCCGGATCCAAGGGAACCGTACTGCGCACCTCTGACGGAGGGCGCAGCTGGCGGGACGTCTCGCCCCCGGCGGCCGTCGCGGACGGGCTGGAACTGCGGGACATCGAGGCCTTCGACGGGCGGCGCGCCGTGGCCCTGTCCATCGGGGAGGGCGAGGCCTCCAGGGTGCTGCGCACCGAGGACGGCGGTGCCACGTGGACCGAAACCTTCCGCAACCCCGACCCGCGGGCCTTCTACGACTGCCTCACCTTCTTCGACGCCCGGCACGGGCTCGCGATGAGCGACCCCGTGGACGGGAAGTTCCGCATCCTGTCCACGGACGACGGCGGGCGGAGCTGGCGGGTCCTGCCGAACGCCGGGATGCCCGAAGCGCTGCCCGGTGAGGCGGGCTTCGCGGCCAGCGGTCAGTGCCTGGTGGCCGCCGGGCCCCGCGATGTCTGGCTGGCGACCGGCGGGGGCGCGGTCGCACGGGTCCTGCACTCGGCGGACCGCGGCCTGACCTGGCAGGCCGCCGACTCCACCATCCCGGCGGGGGACCCGGCGCGCGGGGTCTTCGCCCTCGCCTTCCGCGACCGTACGAGGGGCCTCGCGGTCGGCGGTGACTACCGCACCGGGCAGGCCTCCCCGCAGGCCGCGGCGGTGTCCTCGGACGCGGGCCGCACCTGGCGCCAGGCTCCGGTACCGCCGCCGGCCTACCGCTCGGGCGCGGCCTGGTTCCCGTACGGCGCCGGCACGGCTCTGGCGGTGGGCCCGACGGGCACGGACGTGACCGGGGACGGCGGCCGCACCTGGCGGCCGCTGGACCCGGGGTCGTTCGACACGGTCGCCTGCTCGGCCGACGGCGGCTGCTGGGCGGCGGGGGAGAAGGGGCGGGTCGGGCGCCTGGAATCGGCGGGGTAG
- the bla gene encoding class A beta-lactamase, which yields MDITGKTPSRRTVLAWGAAAALAAPLAADGSAFAATATATATATATATATTGGGGGGGDAVAHRLAELEREHSARLGVYARDTATGRTVKYRAQELFPMCSVFKTLAVAAVLRDLDRDGEFLAKRVHYSEQEVTASGHAPITGKPENLAVGMTVAELSDATIRFSDNAAANLLLRELGGPTAITRFARSTGDPTTRLDRWEPDLNSAEPGRVTDTTTPQAIGRTYERLVLGTALAPADRQRLTGWLLGNTTGGERLRAGLPPAWTVADKTGGGRHGTNNDVAIAWPPGRPPLVIAVLTTKPDPDAPADNPLIARTAELLAAALTGS from the coding sequence GTGGACATCACAGGAAAGACCCCGTCCCGACGCACCGTGCTCGCGTGGGGGGCCGCAGCGGCGCTGGCGGCCCCGCTGGCGGCGGACGGGAGCGCCTTCGCCGCAACCGCGACTGCGACTGCGACCGCGACTGCGACCGCGACTGCGACCACCGGCGGCGGTGGCGGTGGCGGGGACGCGGTGGCGCACCGGCTGGCGGAGCTGGAACGGGAGCACTCCGCCCGCCTGGGCGTCTACGCACGCGACACCGCCACCGGCCGCACCGTGAAGTACCGGGCACAGGAGCTCTTCCCGATGTGCTCGGTCTTCAAGACGCTGGCCGTGGCCGCCGTACTGCGCGACCTCGACCGGGACGGGGAGTTCCTGGCCAAGCGCGTCCACTACTCCGAGCAGGAGGTCACCGCCTCCGGTCACGCCCCGATCACCGGCAAGCCGGAGAACCTCGCCGTCGGCATGACGGTCGCGGAGCTGAGCGACGCCACGATCCGCTTCAGCGACAACGCCGCCGCCAACCTCCTCCTGCGCGAGCTGGGCGGCCCGACCGCCATCACCCGCTTCGCCCGATCGACCGGGGACCCGACGACCCGTCTGGACCGTTGGGAACCTGACCTGAACTCCGCCGAACCCGGGCGGGTCACCGACACCACCACCCCGCAGGCCATCGGACGGACCTACGAGCGCCTCGTCCTAGGAACTGCGCTCGCGCCCGCGGACCGGCAGCGGCTCACCGGCTGGCTGCTGGGCAACACCACGGGTGGCGAACGGCTGCGGGCCGGTCTGCCTCCGGCCTGGACCGTCGCGGACAAGACCGGAGGAGGGCGGCACGGCACCAACAACGACGTGGCCATCGCCTGGCCGCCCGGCCGCCCGCCCCTCGTGATCGCGGTCCTGACGACCAAGCCCGACCCCGACGCCCCGGCCGACAACCCCCTCATCGCCCGGACCGCCGAACTCCTGGCAGCGGCCCTGACCGGGAGTTGA
- a CDS encoding class I SAM-dependent methyltransferase, with protein sequence MNEHENGRESGHDTESDSGGQGYLLDNRQAQAGVRFRALAELFDPVTFRHVDRLGIGAGMRCWEVGAGGPSVPLGLAERVGPTGAVLATDIDVSWTREFAGGVVDVVRHDVAADPPPSPGSFDLVHARLVLVHVAERAEAVRRMVRALRPGGWLLLEDADPMLQPRLCPEESGPEERLANRLRSGFRTLMAARGADLSFGRTLPRVLRAAGLAEVGADAYFPITSPACAVLEAATVRQIRGRLVAERLAEDEEIDRHLANVAAGRLDLATAPMISAWGRRPL encoded by the coding sequence GTGAACGAGCACGAGAACGGTCGCGAATCCGGACACGACACCGAGTCGGACAGCGGCGGCCAGGGCTATCTGCTGGACAACCGGCAGGCTCAGGCGGGTGTCCGCTTCCGCGCCCTGGCGGAGTTGTTCGACCCCGTCACCTTCCGGCACGTCGACCGGCTCGGCATCGGCGCCGGGATGAGGTGCTGGGAGGTCGGGGCCGGCGGTCCCTCCGTACCCCTCGGACTGGCCGAGCGGGTCGGCCCGACGGGAGCGGTGCTCGCCACGGACATCGACGTCTCCTGGACCCGGGAGTTCGCGGGCGGGGTCGTCGACGTGGTCCGGCACGACGTCGCGGCCGATCCGCCGCCGTCGCCCGGTTCCTTCGACCTCGTCCACGCACGGCTGGTCCTGGTGCACGTGGCCGAGCGCGCCGAGGCGGTACGCCGGATGGTACGGGCACTGCGGCCCGGCGGCTGGCTCCTGCTCGAAGACGCCGACCCCATGCTGCAACCGCGGCTGTGCCCGGAGGAGTCGGGCCCCGAGGAACGGCTGGCGAACCGGCTGCGGTCCGGATTCCGCACCTTGATGGCGGCCCGCGGCGCGGACCTCTCCTTCGGGCGGACCCTGCCGAGGGTGCTCCGCGCGGCGGGCCTGGCAGAGGTGGGAGCCGACGCGTACTTCCCCATCACCTCCCCGGCCTGCGCCGTACTGGAGGCCGCGACGGTGCGCCAGATCCGCGGACGCCTGGTGGCCGAGCGGCTCGCGGAGGACGAGGAGATCGACCGGCACCTGGCGAACGTGGCCGCCGGCCGACTCGACCTGGCCACGGCCCCGATGATCTCGGCCTGGGGCCGCCGGCCGCTCTAG
- a CDS encoding DUF1269 domain-containing protein — MSTLTAWKFAGPDAAAGVESTLLALQKQGLIQIHDAAVVSWPEDRKQPRTKQLNNLTAAGALSGTFWGMLFGLIFFVPLLGAALGAIGGAIGGSLSDVGIDDEFIDSVREEVKPGTSALFLLTSDAVVDRVHDAFPTGSAQLIRSNLSTADEAKLREVFAA; from the coding sequence ATGTCGACGCTCACCGCCTGGAAGTTCGCCGGTCCCGACGCCGCCGCCGGGGTCGAAAGCACCCTGCTGGCCCTCCAGAAGCAGGGGCTCATCCAGATCCACGACGCCGCCGTGGTGTCCTGGCCCGAGGACCGCAAGCAGCCCAGGACCAAGCAGCTCAACAACTTGACGGCCGCCGGCGCGCTGTCCGGGACCTTCTGGGGCATGCTCTTCGGGCTGATCTTCTTCGTGCCCCTGCTCGGCGCCGCCCTGGGCGCCATCGGCGGGGCCATCGGTGGTTCCCTCTCCGACGTCGGCATAGACGACGAGTTCATCGACAGCGTCCGGGAAGAGGTCAAGCCCGGTACCTCGGCCCTCTTCCTGCTCACCTCCGACGCCGTCGTGGACCGTGTGCACGACGCCTTCCCGACGGGCAGCGCCCAGCTCATCCGCAGCAACCTCTCCACCGCGGACGAGGCCAAGCTCCGCGAGGTCTTCGCCGCCTGA
- the galU gene encoding UTP--glucose-1-phosphate uridylyltransferase GalU translates to MNTAHSGLVKAVIPAAGLGTRFLPATKATPKEMLPVVDKPAIQYVVEEALAAGLTDVLMITGRNKYALEEHFDRNCELEDTLRRKGDYERLSRIEQSADPATLHYVRQGDPRGLGHAVLCAQPHVGDEPFVVLLGDDLIDPRDPLLTRMAEVRQEFGGSVVALMEVDPDQVHLYGCASVRPTADEDVVRITDLVEKPAPGEAPSNHVVIGRYVLDPAVFEVLRTTEPGRGGEIQLTDALRRLAEDETIGGPVHGVVFKGRRYDTGDRGDYLRTIVRLACEREDLGPDFRAWLRQLVAEGS, encoded by the coding sequence GTGAACACAGCACATTCCGGACTCGTCAAAGCCGTCATCCCCGCGGCCGGGCTCGGGACCAGGTTCCTCCCGGCGACCAAGGCGACTCCCAAGGAAATGCTTCCGGTGGTCGACAAACCGGCCATCCAGTACGTGGTCGAGGAGGCGCTCGCCGCCGGGCTCACGGACGTGCTGATGATCACGGGCCGCAACAAGTACGCCCTGGAGGAGCACTTCGACCGCAACTGCGAGCTCGAAGACACCCTGCGGCGCAAGGGCGACTACGAACGCCTGTCGCGGATCGAGCAGTCCGCCGACCCCGCGACGCTGCACTACGTCCGCCAGGGCGATCCGCGGGGCCTGGGCCACGCGGTGCTCTGCGCCCAGCCGCACGTCGGGGACGAGCCGTTCGTGGTGCTGCTCGGCGACGACCTGATCGACCCGCGCGACCCCCTCCTGACGCGCATGGCCGAGGTGCGTCAGGAGTTCGGGGGCAGCGTGGTCGCACTCATGGAGGTCGACCCCGACCAGGTCCACCTCTACGGCTGCGCCTCCGTGCGGCCCACCGCGGACGAGGACGTGGTGCGGATCACCGACCTGGTGGAGAAGCCCGCCCCGGGCGAGGCCCCGAGCAACCACGTGGTCATCGGACGGTACGTCCTGGACCCCGCGGTGTTCGAGGTGCTACGCACCACCGAGCCCGGCCGCGGCGGCGAGATCCAGCTCACCGATGCGCTGCGCCGCCTCGCGGAGGACGAGACCATCGGCGGCCCGGTGCACGGCGTCGTCTTCAAGGGGCGGCGGTACGACACCGGCGACCGCGGCGACTACCTGCGCACCATCGTCCGCCTCGCCTGCGAACGCGAGGACCTGGGGCCCGATTTCAGGGCGTGGCTGAGGCAGCTGGTGGCGGAGGGCAGCTGA